From the Myxococcales bacterium genome, one window contains:
- a CDS encoding NAD-dependent epimerase/dehydratase family protein, producing MILVTGGAGFIGSHLVRGLLARGERVRILDNLSSGKRANIAGLDVEFEPADLRDEAAVAAAVRGVDAVYHLAAVVSVPQTVADPATSHDVNVTGTYRLLENARLAGVRRFIFSSSAAVYGDEPSLPKRETSPLAPRSPYALHKLIGEQYLKLYADLYGMDTMSFRYFNVFGPRQDPLGAYAAAIPKFVEAMAAGVSPTIFGDGRQTRDFVFVEDVVAANLAALKAERPAGRVINVAGGRRIDLLELLGALETVFQREAKPVFAAPRPGDVRHSVAATDEAAAYLGFHPRTSLTEGLAQTVRWMLQSGG from the coding sequence ATGATTCTGGTTACGGGAGGCGCGGGTTTCATCGGCTCGCATCTGGTGCGCGGTTTGCTCGCGCGCGGCGAGCGCGTCCGTATTTTAGACAATCTTTCTTCCGGCAAGCGGGCCAACATCGCGGGCCTGGACGTCGAGTTCGAGCCGGCCGATCTGCGCGACGAGGCGGCGGTCGCGGCGGCGGTCCGCGGGGTGGATGCCGTGTATCACCTGGCGGCGGTCGTCAGCGTGCCGCAGACGGTGGCCGATCCGGCGACCAGCCACGACGTCAACGTGACGGGCACCTATCGCCTGCTCGAAAACGCCCGGCTGGCCGGGGTGCGGCGGTTCATTTTCTCGTCCAGCGCCGCCGTTTACGGCGACGAGCCGTCGCTGCCGAAGCGCGAAACTTCGCCGCTGGCGCCGCGCAGCCCGTACGCGCTGCACAAATTGATCGGCGAACAGTATTTGAAACTCTATGCCGACCTCTACGGCATGGACACCATGAGCTTCCGTTACTTCAACGTGTTCGGCCCGCGCCAGGATCCGCTGGGTGCCTATGCGGCGGCGATTCCGAAGTTCGTCGAAGCCATGGCCGCCGGCGTTTCGCCGACGATCTTCGGCGACGGCCGCCAGACGCGCGATTTCGTCTTCGTGGAAGACGTGGTCGCCGCCAACCTTGCCGCGCTCAAGGCCGAACGGCCGGCCGGCCGGGTGATCAACGTCGCCGGCGGCAGGCGCATCGATTTGTTGGAGTTGCTTGGCGCGCTGGAAACGGTGTTTCAACGCGAAGCCAAGCCGGTTTTCGCCGCGCCCCGGCCCGGCGACGTGCGCCACAGCGTGGCGGCGACCGACGAGGCGGCGGCCTACCTGGGTTTTCACCCCCGGACCTCGCTTACCGAAGGCCTGGCGCAAACCGTGCGGTGGATGCTCCAGAGCGGAGGATGA
- a CDS encoding glycosyltransferase: MTRVSVVIRTYNEAAHIEATLRAVLEQREVEPEVIVVDSESTDRTRELVAAFPVRLIVIPKKTFSYGRALNAGFAAATAPFVTSLSAHALPFDRHWLRNLVRPLADPLVDGVVGKTLPHPDCNPFDRRGLLRQYGVVSGYLCDGRIPGFSNANSAVRRAAWEVEPFDETLPYSEDVRWARRRQGLGRYLVYAADAVVYHSHNETPAELRRRFWGESRAREILDPHNPRYRGTALAWDLTAGTLYDWWTLARERLPWHWWPFAWRRRAAINAGRYAGSRGIQLSAEGRLWPNLLRRAWLRPLRFLGSLAGRLAPYLVVWTRKHPRPLHPKHLLGEREDHYWYAPELAGGARALDVGCNVGAHSHFAARQGLAVVGMDVDPRALGHARFLLGWEKMRRALVVQADADRTFPLADAVFDRVLAFDVIEHIADPVHLLAEIRRVLTPDGLLLLTAPNAETTWKKRYRAAGLPFFADVSHRVEYTRAGIEKTLNEAGFAVLRDEPIVADTPAAPWYDLLGAISLKLYARLAAKKRRAALARPADSTGFRLVARKVGK; this comes from the coding sequence TTGACCCGAGTTAGCGTCGTCATCCGCACCTACAACGAAGCGGCGCACATCGAGGCGACGTTGCGCGCCGTCCTGGAGCAGCGCGAGGTCGAGCCCGAGGTCATCGTCGTCGATTCGGAAAGCACCGACCGGACGCGGGAGCTGGTCGCGGCGTTTCCCGTTCGGTTGATCGTCATCCCGAAAAAAACCTTTTCTTACGGCCGCGCCCTGAACGCGGGCTTCGCGGCGGCGACCGCTCCCTTCGTCACCAGCCTTTCGGCCCACGCCTTGCCGTTCGACCGGCACTGGCTGCGCAATCTGGTGCGGCCCCTGGCCGATCCCCTGGTCGACGGCGTGGTCGGCAAGACGCTGCCGCACCCGGATTGCAACCCGTTCGACCGTCGCGGACTGTTGCGGCAATACGGCGTCGTTTCGGGTTACCTGTGCGACGGGCGGATTCCCGGCTTTTCCAACGCCAACAGCGCCGTTCGGCGCGCCGCCTGGGAAGTCGAGCCGTTCGACGAGACGCTGCCGTATTCCGAGGACGTGCGCTGGGCCCGGCGGCGGCAGGGGCTGGGCCGTTACCTGGTCTACGCAGCGGACGCGGTGGTCTACCACAGCCACAACGAGACGCCCGCCGAATTGCGCCGGCGTTTTTGGGGTGAAAGCCGCGCCCGCGAAATCCTCGATCCGCACAATCCGCGCTACCGCGGCACGGCGCTCGCCTGGGACCTGACCGCCGGAACGCTCTACGATTGGTGGACGCTGGCCCGCGAGCGGCTGCCGTGGCATTGGTGGCCCTTCGCCTGGCGGCGCCGGGCGGCCATCAACGCCGGGCGCTACGCCGGTTCGCGCGGCATCCAATTGTCGGCCGAGGGGCGTCTGTGGCCCAATCTGCTGCGGCGCGCCTGGTTGCGCCCCCTGCGTTTTCTGGGCTCGCTGGCCGGCCGCCTCGCGCCCTATCTGGTGGTCTGGACCCGCAAACATCCGCGACCGTTGCATCCGAAGCACCTGCTGGGCGAGCGCGAGGATCATTACTGGTACGCGCCGGAATTGGCGGGCGGCGCCCGCGCGCTCGATGTCGGTTGCAACGTCGGCGCGCACTCGCACTTCGCCGCGCGGCAGGGTCTGGCGGTCGTCGGCATGGACGTCGATCCGCGGGCGCTGGGCCACGCGCGGTTTCTGCTGGGCTGGGAAAAAATGCGGCGGGCCCTGGTCGTCCAGGCCGACGCCGACCGGACTTTTCCGCTGGCGGACGCCGTGTTCGACCGCGTACTGGCCTTCGACGTGATCGAGCACATTGCCGACCCCGTGCATTTGCTGGCCGAAATCCGGCGCGTGCTGACGCCTGACGGCCTGCTCCTGCTGACCGCGCCGAACGCGGAAACGACCTGGAAAAAACGCTACCGCGCCGCCGGCCTGCCGTTTTTCGCCGACGTTTCGCACCGGGTGGAATACACGCGCGCCGGCATCGAGAAAACCCTGAACGAGGCGGGCTTCGCGGTGCTGCGCGACGAACCGATCGTCGCCGATACGCCGGCCGCGCCGTGGTACGATCTGCTCGGCGCGATCAGCCTGAAACTTTATGCCCGGCTGGCGGCGAAAAAGCGCCGGGCGGCCCTGGCCCGGCCCGCGGACAGCACCGGTTTCCGGCTGGTGGCGCGAAAGGTCGGGAAGTGA
- a CDS encoding O-antigen ligase family protein: MGQHERDRTFSAILESLVAAIVVLSVVLFGGKGQLYSSLLNLLGLLLLGLTVTLRRRRGEPRPVSRQRHVYQEPWAAYGLLVAFLLVQLAQLVPLPSLAVRLLAGWRPDGYFARLTPYPEATIRSFLSWIPPFAVFAAITALYHTRHEVRRLTIGLFLLAAAVSLYGIVETISGREAIWTVAKLAYRGSVTGTFINRNNFAAFAALGLGAGLGLIFYRLWKTGGTPRQEGGIERLVLLVFTGVICLLGILLSRSRGGLAGLVLAGLPVAWWLVGRRYHKAFTLLAAVMVVVTIGMGLWISQEPLTQRFNTLPEEAGATDSRPAAWWTSLRIAARGPLLGVGAGTFVDQFRVTPETGVLVRYNHAHSDPLEFLAETGLIGFLAFYGGIFWTMWAAWRALSLRHSRFSRALTIGALTGLTAVLFHGLYDFPLQIPGVRIPFFALLGVAYVAANRRLTR, translated from the coding sequence ATGGGCCAGCATGAACGCGATCGGACTTTCTCAGCGATCCTCGAATCGCTGGTCGCGGCGATCGTCGTTCTGTCGGTTGTGCTCTTCGGCGGCAAAGGCCAGCTCTATTCCAGCCTGCTGAATCTGCTGGGTTTGTTGTTGCTGGGTTTGACGGTGACTCTGCGCCGGCGGCGCGGCGAGCCGCGGCCCGTCTCGCGCCAGCGGCACGTCTACCAAGAACCGTGGGCCGCGTACGGCCTGCTGGTCGCCTTTCTGCTCGTGCAACTCGCGCAACTGGTTCCGTTGCCGAGCCTGGCGGTGCGCCTGCTGGCCGGTTGGCGGCCGGACGGCTATTTCGCCCGGTTGACCCCGTATCCCGAGGCCACGATCCGGTCGTTTCTTTCCTGGATTCCGCCGTTCGCGGTGTTTGCGGCCATCACCGCTCTCTACCACACGCGTCATGAAGTGCGGCGGCTCACGATCGGCCTGTTCCTGCTCGCCGCCGCCGTTTCGCTCTACGGCATCGTTGAGACGATCAGCGGCCGCGAAGCCATCTGGACGGTGGCGAAACTGGCCTATCGCGGCAGCGTCACCGGCACGTTCATCAATCGCAACAATTTCGCCGCTTTCGCGGCGCTGGGCCTGGGCGCGGGCCTGGGGCTGATCTTTTACCGCTTGTGGAAGACGGGCGGCACGCCGAGGCAGGAAGGCGGGATCGAGCGGCTGGTGCTGCTGGTTTTTACGGGCGTGATCTGCCTGCTGGGCATTTTGTTGTCCCGCAGCCGCGGCGGCTTGGCCGGGCTGGTCCTGGCCGGCTTGCCGGTGGCCTGGTGGCTCGTCGGCCGGCGCTATCACAAGGCGTTCACCCTGCTCGCGGCCGTGATGGTCGTGGTGACGATCGGCATGGGGTTGTGGATCAGCCAGGAACCGTTGACGCAGCGGTTCAACACCTTGCCGGAAGAGGCGGGGGCGACAGATTCGCGGCCGGCCGCCTGGTGGACGAGCTTGCGGATCGCCGCGCGTGGGCCGCTGCTGGGCGTCGGGGCCGGCACGTTCGTCGACCAATTCCGCGTGACGCCCGAGACGGGCGTCTTGGTGCGTTACAATCACGCGCATTCCGATCCGCTGGAGTTTCTGGCGGAAACGGGGTTGATCGGGTTTCTGGCGTTTTACGGCGGGATTTTCTGGACGATGTGGGCGGCGTGGCGCGCGCTGAGCCTGCGCCACAGCCGTTTTTCCCGGGCGCTGACGATCGGCGCGCTGACCGGTCTGACGGCGGTCTTGTTTCACGGGCTGTACGATTTTCCGCTCCAGATTCCGGGCGTCCGCATCCCGTTTTTCGCCCTGCTCGGCGTGGCTTACGTGGCCGCCAACCGGAGGTTGACGCGATGA